From Micromonospora rifamycinica, a single genomic window includes:
- a CDS encoding GNAT family N-acetyltransferase, translating into MAGAVRLEPVDEANLESLLSVAAAEAEPSDVMPPVEAPAGWSHARREAFRNFHRASFDGLDGPSRTLMFAVCVGGEVVGMIRMTRCAAPGVVETGMWLGRSARGQGLGAAALRELLNTAAAAGMHSVVAETTPDNVGAVSVLRNCGAKLREEGGKVHAEISLDATPPAVG; encoded by the coding sequence GTGGCAGGCGCGGTACGGCTGGAGCCGGTGGACGAGGCGAACCTGGAGTCGTTGCTCTCCGTAGCGGCGGCCGAGGCTGAGCCGAGTGACGTCATGCCCCCGGTCGAGGCCCCCGCCGGCTGGTCGCACGCCCGCCGGGAGGCGTTTCGGAACTTCCACCGGGCCAGCTTCGACGGCCTGGACGGCCCGAGCCGCACGCTGATGTTCGCTGTGTGTGTCGGTGGCGAGGTGGTCGGCATGATCAGGATGACCCGCTGCGCCGCCCCCGGCGTGGTGGAGACGGGCATGTGGCTCGGCCGGTCGGCCCGGGGGCAGGGGCTCGGTGCCGCAGCCCTGCGGGAACTGCTGAACACCGCCGCCGCAGCCGGTATGCACTCCGTCGTCGCGGAGACCACCCCCGACAACGTGGGTGCTGTCTCGGTGCTGCGCAACTGTGGCGCGAAACTACGCGAAGAGGGCGGAAAGGTGCACGCGGAGATCTCTCTCGACGCGACCCC